The Sphingomonas sanxanigenens DSM 19645 = NX02 genome includes a region encoding these proteins:
- a CDS encoding sarcosine oxidase subunit delta translates to MRIPCPYCGERDSIEFVYRGDAAPSRPAGEDGFYDYVYTRRNPAGQMRELWYHAQGCRTWIEVERDTRTHAIAGSRFAAGRGA, encoded by the coding sequence ATGCGGATCCCCTGCCCCTATTGCGGCGAGCGTGACTCGATCGAGTTCGTCTATCGCGGCGACGCTGCCCCCAGCCGGCCCGCCGGTGAGGACGGCTTCTACGACTATGTCTACACCCGCCGGAACCCGGCCGGGCAGATGCGCGAACTCTGGTATCACGCGCAGGGCTGCCGCACCTGGATCGAGGTGGAGCGCGACACCCGCACCCATGCGATCGCCGGCAGCCGCTTCGCCGCCGGGCGCGGCGCATGA